The following proteins are co-located in the Desulfonatronum thiodismutans genome:
- a CDS encoding response regulator, with protein MSKRIMTVDDSSSVRQMVGFTLKDAGYEVVEAVDGKDALTKLSGTVDMIITDLNMPNMDGIELIRQVRALPNYKFVPIVMLTTESQAEKKQVGKEAGATGWIVKPFKPDQLLAVVKKVVR; from the coding sequence ATGTCCAAGCGAATCATGACCGTGGATGATTCCAGCAGCGTTCGTCAGATGGTCGGCTTCACCCTGAAGGACGCTGGCTACGAGGTCGTCGAGGCCGTGGATGGAAAAGACGCGCTGACCAAGCTGTCCGGGACCGTGGACATGATCATCACGGATCTGAACATGCCGAACATGGATGGTATCGAATTAATCCGCCAAGTCCGGGCCCTGCCCAACTACAAGTTCGTTCCCATCGTGATGCTGACCACGGAGTCTCAGGCTGAAAAAAAGCAGGTCGGCAAGGAAGCCGGGGCCACGGGGTGGATCGTCAAGCCGTTCAAGCCGGATCAATT
- a CDS encoding STAS domain-containing protein — translation MGEWAISAPESATRLLKLSGRWGVEGAEELHQAFTQALEQSVGDVAIHVDLEDLEDVDLTFFQVLGSAAKSMGSKELYFVNIPEHVMTKAEWIGFAPRHVSGIFRKGA, via the coding sequence ATGGGAGAATGGGCGATATCCGCTCCGGAATCCGCGACCCGGCTGCTGAAGCTTTCCGGACGCTGGGGCGTGGAAGGGGCCGAGGAGTTGCACCAGGCGTTTACGCAGGCCTTGGAACAGTCTGTCGGCGACGTCGCGATCCATGTCGACTTGGAGGACCTGGAAGATGTGGATTTGACTTTTTTTCAGGTGCTCGGCTCCGCGGCCAAATCCATGGGGTCGAAGGAACTGTATTTCGTGAACATCCCGGAGCATGTCATGACCAAAGCGGAGTGGATAGGGTTTGCTCCCCGGCATGTCAGCGGGATTTTTAGGAAAGGAGCTTAA
- a CDS encoding methyl-accepting chemotaxis protein, which yields MSGMNQVNPRVMVWGLSIVALFFFAAALWSEFWWLFGFGAVALGWAAFFSTSSAGKPSPLALRAAEAVAGGKPVDAEALEQSGGVDQLIGGLVRAAQDNRRDVRFLRQGLAELRAPVLICDAQRRVVFANAAFCAVLGKTEDQVRTKPLKDVLFGSSGGAASAVELETALAEGRGLDAELSLKLANGKTWSVRCVLAPVRDGAEPLSGFVLLCMDMGALKEQRDRLEEENRKRRVLGEEINELSQRVASASEELSASADEQARGAMQQKGQTDSVATAMEQMAATVLEVARNSSSASQAAEEAKASASEGVVLVEKAVAGINGVADSARELAQVLTQLNEQAGAIGKIINVINDIADQTNLLALNAAIEAARAGDAGRGFAVVADEVRKLAEKTMTATKEVEHAVLTIQGRSKDAVASMEQTERQVRESTELSNQAGESLRLIMQRVEEVVSQVAQIAAAAEEQSAAAEEINHSIEGIAQIAHEADEGAGQTAAATRDLAQLAQELLSASQRFSGAGSDMSKLAASEGQMKGVLPKLMQEFVKEKFGQDVYKKLQEELGNPVFLPTASYPDQVLQQMAEIVSRITRKSKRDVLMGLGMFTVPQFHKMYRRYFNAKNLKDFYLKMNDIHAQLTKEHPGIKPPTFTYEDKGDVLFMNYRSKRGLFDYFEGIVKSAAQFMKERVDVKVKPLDEHTARAEIRFHK from the coding sequence ATGTCGGGGATGAATCAAGTGAATCCGCGAGTCATGGTCTGGGGGTTGAGCATCGTCGCGCTGTTTTTTTTCGCCGCGGCGCTGTGGTCGGAATTCTGGTGGCTGTTCGGTTTCGGCGCGGTGGCGCTGGGCTGGGCGGCCTTTTTTTCGACCTCGTCCGCGGGCAAACCGTCGCCCCTGGCCTTGAGGGCCGCGGAGGCGGTGGCGGGCGGCAAGCCCGTTGACGCGGAGGCCTTGGAGCAATCCGGCGGCGTGGACCAATTGATCGGCGGGCTGGTCCGCGCGGCCCAGGACAATCGCCGCGACGTCCGGTTTTTGCGCCAGGGATTGGCTGAACTGAGAGCCCCGGTTCTCATCTGCGACGCCCAGCGACGGGTCGTCTTCGCAAACGCGGCCTTTTGCGCGGTTCTGGGCAAGACCGAGGATCAGGTCCGGACCAAGCCGCTGAAGGATGTGTTGTTCGGTTCTTCCGGAGGAGCCGCTTCGGCGGTGGAACTGGAAACGGCGTTGGCTGAAGGACGGGGGCTGGACGCGGAACTTTCCTTGAAACTAGCCAATGGCAAGACTTGGTCCGTGCGTTGCGTGCTGGCCCCGGTGCGTGACGGCGCGGAGCCCCTGAGTGGTTTCGTGCTGCTGTGCATGGACATGGGAGCCTTGAAGGAGCAGCGGGACCGGCTGGAGGAAGAGAACCGGAAGCGCCGGGTTTTGGGCGAGGAGATTAACGAATTGTCTCAGCGCGTAGCTTCGGCCTCGGAGGAACTTTCGGCTTCGGCCGACGAGCAGGCTCGGGGAGCCATGCAGCAGAAGGGGCAGACCGATTCCGTAGCCACGGCCATGGAGCAAATGGCGGCCACGGTTTTGGAAGTGGCCAGGAATTCGTCCAGTGCTTCCCAGGCGGCCGAGGAAGCCAAGGCTTCGGCCAGTGAGGGGGTGGTGCTGGTGGAAAAGGCCGTCGCCGGGATCAACGGTGTGGCCGACTCGGCCCGGGAGCTGGCCCAGGTGCTGACCCAACTCAATGAACAGGCCGGAGCCATCGGGAAGATCATCAACGTGATCAATGATATCGCGGATCAGACCAACCTCTTGGCCCTGAACGCGGCCATTGAAGCGGCCCGGGCCGGGGACGCCGGGCGAGGGTTCGCCGTGGTGGCCGACGAGGTACGCAAACTGGCCGAAAAGACCATGACCGCGACCAAGGAAGTGGAGCACGCCGTATTAACCATCCAGGGCCGGTCCAAGGACGCGGTGGCCTCCATGGAGCAGACCGAGCGCCAGGTCCGGGAGAGCACCGAACTCTCCAACCAGGCCGGAGAATCCCTGCGTTTGATCATGCAGCGGGTGGAGGAAGTGGTCTCCCAGGTCGCGCAGATTGCCGCGGCCGCGGAAGAGCAGTCCGCCGCGGCGGAAGAAATCAACCACAGCATTGAGGGCATCGCCCAGATCGCCCATGAGGCCGACGAAGGCGCGGGCCAGACCGCCGCGGCCACCCGCGACCTGGCTCAATTGGCCCAGGAATTGCTTTCCGCCTCTCAGAGATTCAGCGGGGCCGGGTCGGACATGAGCAAGCTGGCGGCTTCGGAAGGGCAGATGAAAGGGGTGCTGCCCAAGTTGATGCAGGAATTCGTCAAGGAGAAATTCGGCCAGGACGTTTACAAAAAGTTGCAGGAGGAATTGGGCAACCCGGTCTTCCTGCCCACGGCCAGCTATCCGGATCAGGTCTTGCAGCAGATGGCGGAGATCGTTTCCCGGATCACCAGGAAGAGCAAACGGGACGTGCTCATGGGCCTGGGGATGTTCACCGTGCCTCAGTTCCACAAGATGTACCGTCGCTACTTCAACGCCAAGAATCTCAAGGACTTCTACCTGAAGATGAACGACATCCACGCCCAGTTGACCAAGGAGCATCCCGGGATCAAGCCTCCCACCTTCACCTATGAGGACAAGGGCGACGTGTTGTTCATGAACTACCGCTCCAAGCGCGGGCTGTTCGACTATTTCGAGGGCATTGTGAAGAGCGCGGCCCAGTTCATGAAGGAGCGGGTGGACGTGAAGGTCAAGCCGTTGGACGAGCACACGGCCAGGGCGGAAATCCGGTTTCACAAGTAA
- a CDS encoding response regulator, giving the protein MPKILAIDDKKDNLVSLSALLRNLMPECTVITAESGYEGIDKAVHEAPDVVLLDVQMPDMDGFETCRGLKAEEKTKSIPVIMITAIRTDAQSRIKGLEIGADAFLSKPIDEQELVSQVKVALRIKSAEDALRRERDSLEEIVQARTAELRESEARFRALHNASFGGITIHDQGVILECNRGLSDLTGYSYEELIGMDGLLLISEKTRDMVLRNIQAGYEQPYEAVGVRKNGEEYPLRLEARNIPYKGKAVRVVEFRDITEQKEVEQSLVMAKEQAEAANRAKSEFLANMSHELRTPFNGIMGMMQLLLSTPLDEEQREFVTLAITSSERFTRLLSDILDLSSIEAGKMVICPARFDLGDLLESISGLFVVSARQKGITLECSMDDDVPRHVIGDAIRVKQILFNLLGNALKFTERGSVQVNLATLSAAKGKDARIMVSISDTGIGIPDDKFKDLFQPFSQVDGSYTRAHQGAGLGLVIVRRLVALMGGNIDVESVVGQGTTVHVLLPFVLPEQEVSEPIHATSALGEPKKRLNILLAEDEPLNQLFMRSILQKLGHAVTLAQNGQEAVEYWKYNGFDCILMDIQMPVMTGVEATKMIRSQESEVRSLKGAENRMAGVGERFFDPQVSGHLPPPSLSSPSRHTPIIAVTAHTQPGDRERFLAAGMDDYLGKPVGVKDLEKVLERNVRKWELEGAS; this is encoded by the coding sequence ATGCCGAAGATACTCGCCATTGACGACAAGAAAGACAATCTGGTCAGCCTGAGCGCACTCCTCAGGAACCTGATGCCCGAATGCACCGTGATCACCGCTGAGTCCGGCTATGAAGGGATTGACAAGGCAGTGCATGAAGCGCCGGACGTCGTCCTGCTGGATGTACAGATGCCCGACATGGACGGTTTTGAAACCTGTCGCGGTTTGAAGGCCGAGGAGAAGACCAAGTCCATTCCGGTGATCATGATCACGGCCATCAGGACCGACGCGCAAAGCAGGATCAAGGGCCTGGAGATCGGCGCGGACGCTTTTCTGTCCAAGCCCATCGACGAGCAGGAGCTGGTTTCCCAGGTCAAGGTGGCCCTGCGGATCAAGTCCGCGGAGGATGCCCTGCGCAGGGAGCGGGATTCCCTTGAAGAAATCGTTCAGGCGAGGACCGCGGAGCTGCGTGAGAGCGAGGCTCGATTCAGGGCCCTGCACAATGCCTCCTTTGGGGGAATTACCATCCACGACCAGGGCGTTATCCTGGAGTGCAATCGGGGCCTGTCTGATCTGACGGGATATTCGTATGAGGAACTGATCGGCATGGACGGCCTGTTGCTCATATCCGAGAAGACCCGCGACATGGTGTTGCGGAACATTCAAGCCGGATACGAACAGCCCTACGAGGCCGTTGGCGTCCGGAAGAACGGGGAAGAGTATCCGCTCCGTCTGGAAGCGCGCAACATCCCTTACAAGGGAAAAGCTGTCAGAGTTGTGGAATTCCGGGATATCACGGAGCAAAAAGAAGTTGAGCAGTCCTTGGTCATGGCCAAGGAGCAGGCCGAGGCCGCGAATCGCGCCAAATCCGAATTCCTGGCCAATATGAGCCATGAACTGCGCACGCCCTTCAATGGGATCATGGGCATGATGCAACTGTTGCTGAGCACCCCCCTGGACGAGGAGCAGCGCGAGTTCGTCACCCTGGCCATCACGTCATCCGAACGGTTCACCCGTCTGCTTTCGGACATCCTGGATCTTTCCAGCATCGAGGCGGGTAAGATGGTCATTTGTCCCGCTCGGTTCGACCTTGGCGATTTGTTGGAGTCCATATCCGGCCTGTTCGTCGTCAGCGCCCGGCAAAAAGGAATCACCCTGGAGTGTTCCATGGATGACGACGTGCCCAGGCATGTCATCGGCGATGCGATTCGGGTCAAGCAGATCCTGTTCAATCTGTTGGGCAACGCCCTGAAGTTCACGGAGCGGGGTTCCGTCCAAGTCAACTTGGCCACTCTTTCAGCCGCCAAGGGCAAAGACGCCCGGATCATGGTTTCCATTTCCGATACGGGCATCGGCATCCCGGACGACAAATTCAAGGACTTATTCCAACCCTTCTCCCAGGTGGACGGGTCCTATACCCGAGCGCACCAGGGTGCGGGACTCGGCTTGGTTATCGTCCGCAGGCTCGTTGCGTTGATGGGCGGGAACATCGACGTGGAGAGCGTGGTCGGCCAGGGAACCACCGTCCACGTGCTTCTGCCTTTTGTCCTGCCTGAGCAGGAAGTTTCCGAGCCGATCCACGCGACCTCCGCACTCGGAGAGCCAAAAAAGCGTCTGAACATCCTCCTTGCGGAAGACGAACCTCTGAACCAGTTGTTCATGCGCTCGATCCTGCAAAAGCTCGGGCATGCCGTGACCCTGGCCCAAAATGGTCAAGAGGCCGTGGAATACTGGAAGTATAACGGGTTCGACTGCATTCTGATGGATATCCAGATGCCGGTGATGACCGGGGTGGAGGCGACGAAAATGATCAGGAGTCAGGAATCGGAAGTCAGGAGCCTGAAGGGGGCGGAAAACCGGATGGCGGGCGTCGGTGAGCGATTTTTCGACCCTCAGGTTTCAGGTCACCTCCCTCCTCCCTCTCTTTCATCTCCCTCCCGGCACACCCCGATCATCGCCGTCACTGCTCACACCCAGCCCGGGGACAGGGAGCGCTTCCTGGCCGCGGGCATGGACGATTACCTGGGCAAGCCGGTGGGAGTTAAGGATTTGGAAAAGGTGTTGGAGAGGAATGTTCGCAAATGGGAACTTGAAGGTGCCAGTTGA
- a CDS encoding ATP-binding protein produces MKLKDMRIRTQIRLGMGAILLLVATLAALAWFQTDQLWRQTKVLYEHPLEVRRAIGELKADVLTIHWAMEELFAHDTPRNVEHILALITAHEANARAQFDILFDRYSGDRADVEVLFLAVEGCRANREEVLRLFRAENIDTARAANIHKEVGPDTPHLREVMGLLRRVDDISRDYADHYYRTASIHHRTMTAKMVFSVAAIILMTATIGYFLYAWISRPLRDLTDLTRRFREGDFGVRGRSAPANEFGTLEGAFNQMAESISSQMDLRNINDHISEILLNANDLPTFRKELLNTLMEATDSQMGAYFKRNPSEDVFEPFVSIGVDRERLKAFDASTLEGEIGKVLTTGKMVRLRDIPGDSVFHFRTFAGSLPPKELISFPIILDDGVRGIQGVISLASIKGYAPKAIEILSLPWATLVHTVFANLVANDRTRRLSEELLESNQELQVQQEELHAQAEELQAQNEELHSQAEELELQRQAVEEVARLKSQFLSNMSHELRTPLNSVMALSRVLMMQARSKLSKEEASYLEIIERNGKNLLALINDILDLSKIEAGRMDVYPKPFALGRTLENVVESIMPLAREKRIDLHHDIPADLPTIESDELRITQVLQNLLGNAVKFTDTGGVSVSVRADREKVFLRVTDTGIGITKNDLPHIFDEFRQADGSSSRRHEGTGLGLAIAQKSARLLGGDISVESAPGKGSTFTLTLPLVWQGAALIHEPVSMKPLSKDGIMRSHAFVAMGERSHQPRILLVEDNEAAIIQVRSVLETAGYAVDVARDGREALDFVALTIPDGIVLDLMMPQVDGFAVLEKIRSTSATASIPVLVLTAKDLTSDDLKRLSANSIQQLVQKGDVDRESLLSKVSAMVGGMPRGMPGASKNQA; encoded by the coding sequence ATGAAGCTCAAAGACATGCGCATCAGGACACAAATCAGGCTCGGTATGGGGGCGATCCTGCTGCTGGTAGCCACACTCGCGGCATTGGCCTGGTTCCAGACGGATCAGCTTTGGCGGCAAACCAAGGTCCTTTACGAGCACCCTCTTGAAGTTCGCCGGGCCATCGGGGAACTGAAAGCCGACGTCCTGACCATCCATTGGGCCATGGAGGAATTGTTCGCGCATGACACTCCCCGAAACGTCGAGCACATTCTTGCGCTGATTACCGCCCACGAAGCCAATGCCAGGGCGCAGTTCGATATCCTGTTCGACCGCTATTCCGGGGATCGAGCGGATGTCGAAGTCTTGTTCCTGGCCGTGGAAGGATGCCGGGCAAATCGCGAAGAAGTTCTCCGGCTGTTCCGGGCCGAGAATATTGACACGGCCCGAGCCGCGAACATTCACAAGGAGGTCGGGCCGGACACTCCCCATTTGCGGGAGGTGATGGGCCTGCTCCGGAGGGTGGACGACATTTCCCGCGACTACGCGGACCATTACTACCGGACCGCATCGATCCATCACCGGACAATGACCGCCAAGATGGTGTTCTCCGTGGCGGCCATCATTCTGATGACGGCAACCATTGGTTATTTTCTTTATGCCTGGATCAGCAGGCCTTTGAGAGATTTGACGGATTTGACGAGACGCTTTCGGGAAGGCGACTTCGGGGTCCGCGGTCGTAGCGCACCGGCCAATGAATTCGGAACGCTTGAAGGTGCATTCAACCAGATGGCGGAATCCATATCCTCGCAGATGGATTTGCGGAATATCAACGACCATATTTCGGAAATCCTTTTGAACGCTAACGACCTTCCCACATTCAGAAAAGAACTCCTGAACACGCTGATGGAAGCCACTGATTCCCAGATGGGGGCGTATTTCAAACGCAACCCGTCGGAAGACGTTTTTGAGCCGTTCGTCTCCATCGGCGTCGACCGGGAACGCTTGAAGGCGTTTGATGCGTCTACATTGGAAGGGGAAATCGGAAAAGTGCTGACCACCGGGAAAATGGTCCGCTTGCGGGACATCCCCGGCGATTCGGTTTTTCACTTCCGAACCTTCGCGGGATCCCTGCCGCCCAAGGAATTGATCAGTTTTCCCATCATTCTCGACGACGGCGTCAGGGGTATCCAGGGCGTCATTTCCCTGGCCAGCATCAAGGGGTATGCCCCGAAAGCCATCGAAATCCTGAGCCTCCCGTGGGCCACTCTCGTGCATACGGTGTTTGCCAACCTCGTGGCCAATGACAGAACTCGGCGGTTGTCCGAAGAGTTGTTGGAGAGCAATCAAGAACTTCAGGTTCAGCAGGAGGAGTTGCATGCCCAGGCCGAGGAACTGCAAGCTCAGAACGAGGAGCTGCATTCCCAGGCCGAGGAACTGGAACTCCAGCGACAGGCCGTGGAAGAGGTCGCCCGCCTTAAAAGCCAGTTCCTGTCCAACATGAGCCACGAATTACGCACGCCTCTGAACTCCGTGATGGCCCTGTCCCGCGTGCTGATGATGCAGGCCAGGTCCAAGCTCAGCAAGGAAGAGGCGAGTTATCTGGAAATCATCGAGCGCAACGGAAAGAATCTGCTGGCCTTGATCAATGATATTCTGGACCTTTCCAAGATCGAGGCCGGCAGGATGGACGTCTACCCTAAGCCGTTCGCCCTTGGCCGGACTCTGGAAAACGTCGTGGAAAGCATCATGCCCCTGGCCAGGGAAAAACGGATCGACCTGCATCACGACATCCCCGCGGACCTTCCGACCATTGAAAGCGACGAGCTTCGGATCACCCAGGTTCTGCAAAACCTGCTCGGTAATGCCGTCAAGTTCACGGATACGGGCGGCGTCAGCGTTTCCGTGCGGGCTGACCGGGAAAAGGTCTTTCTGCGGGTCACGGATACGGGCATCGGCATCACGAAAAACGATCTGCCGCATATCTTTGATGAATTCCGTCAGGCGGACGGCTCCTCGTCCAGAAGGCATGAAGGGACCGGTCTCGGTCTGGCTATTGCCCAAAAGTCAGCCAGACTGCTTGGCGGCGACATCTCGGTGGAAAGCGCGCCAGGCAAGGGATCGACTTTTACCCTGACCCTCCCGTTGGTATGGCAGGGGGCGGCGCTGATTCATGAGCCGGTGAGTATGAAGCCGCTTTCTAAAGACGGCATAATGCGCTCCCATGCTTTCGTCGCCATGGGCGAGCGGTCCCATCAGCCCCGAATTTTACTGGTGGAGGATAACGAGGCGGCGATCATCCAGGTCCGGTCCGTGCTGGAAACCGCCGGGTATGCCGTGGATGTGGCCAGAGACGGCCGGGAAGCACTCGATTTCGTGGCTCTAACCATCCCTGACGGGATCGTCCTGGATCTGATGATGCCCCAGGTGGACGGGTTCGCGGTGTTGGAAAAAATCAGGAGCACGTCGGCCACGGCGAGCATTCCGGTTCTGGTGCTCACGGCCAAGGACTTGACGTCCGATGACCTCAAGCGCCTTTCCGCCAACAGCATCCAACAACTCGTGCAAAAGGGAGATGTGGACCGGGAGAGCCTGCTGAGCAAGGTATCGGCCATGGTCGGGGGAATGCCCAGGGGAATGCCTGGAGCGTCGAAAAACCAGGCATAA
- a CDS encoding CheR family methyltransferase, which translates to MQGIGPSLEQILAYLLENRGIDFSGYHPAMLERRVKQRLRVAGCGDMAGYCIYLLNTPGEIDNLLDAITINVSRFFRDTLTFELIADQILPTLAREKMNRNEASLRIWSAGCARGEEPYSMAILIRELRDKEGWPENVHFFATDIDPKVLDAADKAQYTLESLKNVKFKLLSKYFSRHGDLFTLNPEIREMVTFSRYDLLDKVRGVPPESVFGDFDLVLCRNVLIYFNLHYQAGIFERLYHALSPRGFLVLGMVEKPPECFRNHFQRVFAFSQIYGRR; encoded by the coding sequence TTGCAAGGCATTGGTCCGTCACTTGAGCAGATCCTCGCGTATCTTCTGGAGAACCGCGGAATTGATTTCTCCGGCTACCATCCGGCCATGCTGGAGCGCCGCGTCAAGCAGCGTCTGCGCGTCGCGGGATGTGGGGACATGGCCGGGTATTGCATCTATTTGCTGAACACCCCAGGGGAAATCGACAACCTCCTGGATGCGATCACCATCAATGTCAGCCGGTTTTTCAGGGATACCCTGACCTTCGAGCTGATCGCGGATCAAATACTGCCGACCCTTGCCAGGGAAAAGATGAATCGAAACGAGGCTTCGCTGCGCATCTGGTCCGCGGGCTGCGCCCGGGGCGAGGAACCGTATTCCATGGCCATTCTGATTCGAGAGCTGCGAGACAAGGAAGGCTGGCCCGAGAACGTGCATTTTTTCGCTACGGATATTGACCCCAAGGTCCTGGACGCGGCGGACAAGGCTCAGTATACGCTGGAGAGCCTGAAGAATGTAAAATTCAAGCTTTTGAGCAAATATTTTTCACGGCATGGCGATTTGTTCACGCTGAACCCGGAGATCCGGGAGATGGTCACGTTCTCGCGTTACGACTTGCTGGACAAAGTCCGCGGGGTTCCCCCGGAGAGCGTGTTCGGCGACTTCGATCTGGTGCTGTGCCGCAACGTGCTGATCTATTTCAACCTGCACTACCAGGCCGGGATATTCGAGCGGCTTTATCACGCACTCAGTCCCAGGGGATTTCTCGTGTTGGGCATGGTGGAAAAGCCTCCGGAATGTTTTCGGAATCATTTCCAACGGGTGTTCGCGTTCAGCCAGATTTATGGCAGGCGATAG
- a CDS encoding chemotaxis protein CheW, translating to MDEKQTKNLNQYLTFTLDKELYAMDIAKVREVLEYTDITRVPRTPEFLRGVINVRGRAVPVVDMRLKFGLSRTEQTVNTCIIITEVDVDGESTVLGALADSVREVFDLEPDQIEPAPRLGTRIKTEFIEGMGKQGDEFIIILNIDKIFSADELSVVLGVGEEEVKVA from the coding sequence ATGGACGAAAAACAGACCAAGAATCTGAATCAATACCTGACCTTCACCCTGGACAAGGAACTGTACGCCATGGACATCGCCAAAGTCCGGGAGGTTCTGGAGTACACGGACATTACCCGGGTGCCCCGGACCCCGGAGTTTCTGCGCGGGGTGATCAATGTCCGGGGGCGGGCCGTGCCCGTGGTGGACATGCGCCTCAAGTTCGGCTTGAGCCGGACCGAGCAGACCGTGAACACCTGCATCATCATCACCGAAGTGGACGTGGACGGCGAGTCCACGGTCCTGGGAGCCCTGGCCGACTCGGTCCGGGAAGTGTTCGACCTGGAGCCCGACCAGATCGAACCCGCCCCGAGGCTGGGCACGAGGATCAAGACCGAGTTCATCGAGGGCATGGGCAAGCAGGGCGATGAGTTCATCATCATCCTGAACATCGACAAGATTTTTTCCGCGGATGAACTCTCCGTGGTGCTCGGGGTTGGAGAAGAGGAAGTCAAGGTGGCGTAA
- a CDS encoding methyl-accepting chemotaxis protein: MKNIKLGVKLVGGFAIVALIVFIVGAFGWYEARNLAGQINEVGRVRLPSVEALLEIEKSYESLRVAQRTLLVPGLSREDNQRQVDILTRLRADIAKLREAFEALPATAEETALWRQAAASLDQWRDVNDRFIQMARELHQTGINNPANLRGNLEQFRADHHALVGQAYGLITRNVQFEGGDNPEACNFGRWLAGFRTENPRLLDILRRMPASHNPFHQSIARIKERMQVGDVDGANRILAQETLPMARQTFELFDELLAVAQEAETMLENMIQTAMVTVRERQMEALRNLNQVLERNQQAAAEAVEIAEAEAAMSQFVAILGIVLGVIMALGLGTLLTMAITRPVAKGVRFSEDLSEGELDAKLDVDQKDEIGMLGKAMQEMQGKLREIVGEVKSASENVASGSEQLSASAEQMSQGATEQAAAVEEVSSSMEEMTANIKQNADNAAQTEKIALQAAKDAQEGGQAVSQTVTAMKQIAEKISIIEEIARQTNLLALNAAIEAARAGDAGKGFAVVAAEVRKLAERSGSAATEISELSRSSVQVAEQAGEMLVKIVPDIQRTAELIQEINAASREQSIGVEQINKAVQQLDQVIQQNASAAEEMASTSEELSSQAEELQATMAFFKMSGSGTLSRSRKTTGRTTHANMLAPAPRKPAPVAQSAKARGLALDMGPDKGDDEFEKF, from the coding sequence ATGAAAAACATTAAACTTGGAGTGAAGCTTGTTGGCGGATTCGCCATTGTCGCTTTGATTGTCTTCATCGTTGGAGCGTTTGGTTGGTATGAAGCACGGAATCTGGCCGGACAGATCAACGAGGTGGGGCGCGTTCGGCTGCCCAGCGTTGAAGCCTTGTTGGAAATCGAAAAAAGCTACGAATCTCTGCGCGTGGCCCAGCGCACCCTGCTCGTGCCGGGCTTGAGCCGAGAGGACAACCAACGCCAGGTTGATATCCTGACCAGGCTACGGGCTGATATCGCAAAGCTGCGGGAAGCCTTCGAAGCCCTGCCGGCCACGGCCGAGGAGACGGCGCTGTGGCGGCAGGCGGCGGCGTCTTTGGACCAGTGGCGGGATGTCAATGACAGGTTTATCCAAATGGCCAGGGAGCTGCATCAGACGGGAATCAATAACCCGGCCAACCTGCGGGGAAATCTGGAACAGTTTCGAGCGGATCACCATGCGTTGGTGGGCCAGGCCTACGGCTTGATCACCCGTAACGTACAGTTCGAGGGCGGGGACAACCCCGAGGCCTGTAATTTTGGGCGTTGGCTGGCCGGATTCAGGACCGAGAACCCGCGGCTTCTGGACATCTTGCGGCGTATGCCCGCCTCTCATAATCCTTTTCACCAGTCCATCGCCAGGATCAAGGAGCGGATGCAGGTGGGCGACGTGGACGGGGCCAACCGGATTCTGGCTCAGGAAACCTTGCCCATGGCCCGGCAGACCTTCGAGCTTTTTGACGAGCTGCTGGCCGTGGCCCAGGAAGCGGAAACCATGCTCGAGAACATGATCCAGACCGCCATGGTCACGGTGCGGGAGCGGCAGATGGAGGCTCTGAGAAACCTGAACCAAGTGCTGGAGCGCAATCAGCAGGCTGCCGCTGAAGCCGTGGAAATCGCGGAAGCCGAAGCGGCCATGTCCCAATTCGTGGCCATTCTCGGGATCGTTCTTGGCGTGATTATGGCCTTGGGCTTGGGCACTCTGCTGACTATGGCCATCACCCGACCGGTTGCCAAGGGCGTGCGCTTTTCCGAGGATCTTTCCGAAGGTGAGTTGGATGCCAAGCTGGACGTGGACCAGAAAGATGAGATCGGGATGTTGGGCAAGGCCATGCAGGAGATGCAGGGCAAGCTCCGGGAGATCGTGGGCGAGGTGAAATCCGCCTCGGAGAACGTGGCTTCGGGCAGCGAGCAGCTTTCGGCCTCGGCGGAACAGATGTCTCAGGGGGCTACGGAACAGGCCGCCGCGGTGGAGGAAGTTTCGTCGAGCATGGAAGAGATGACCGCGAACATTAAGCAAAACGCGGACAACGCGGCCCAGACCGAGAAGATCGCCCTGCAGGCGGCCAAGGACGCCCAGGAGGGTGGGCAGGCCGTTTCTCAGACCGTGACGGCCATGAAGCAGATCGCGGAAAAGATCTCCATCATCGAGGAAATCGCCCGCCAGACCAACTTGCTGGCCCTGAACGCGGCCATCGAGGCGGCCCGGGCCGGTGATGCGGGCAAGGGGTTCGCGGTCGTCGCCGCCGAAGTGCGCAAGCTGGCCGAGCGCAGCGGTTCCGCGGCTACGGAAATCAGCGAACTGTCCAGGTCCAGCGTCCAGGTGGCCGAGCAGGCCGGAGAGATGCTGGTCAAGATCGTCCCGGACATCCAGCGCACCGCGGAATTGATCCAGGAGATCAACGCGGCCAGCCGGGAGCAGAGCATCGGCGTGGAGCAGATCAACAAGGCCGTGCAGCAACTGGATCAGGTCATTCAGCAGAACGCCTCGGCCGCCGAGGAAATGGCCTCCACATCCGAGGAACTCTCCAGTCAGGCCGAAGAACTCCAGGCCACCATGGCCTTCTTCAAGATGAGTGGTTCGGGTACATTGTCCCGATCCCGAAAGACCACCGGGCGCACCACGCACGCCAACATGCTTGCCCCCGCTCCGCGCAAGCCCGCTCCCGTGGCCCAATCGGCCAAGGCACGGGGGTTGGCCTTGGACATGGGGCCGGACAAGGGTGACGACGAGTTTGAGAAGTTCTAG